A window from Culex pipiens pallens isolate TS chromosome 3, TS_CPP_V2, whole genome shotgun sequence encodes these proteins:
- the LOC120424639 gene encoding xanthine dehydrogenase/oxidase-like, translating into MEVIFTINGKTFNVDPKTVPIDTSLNSFIRNHAHLTGTKFMCLEGGCGACVVNVNGIHPVTKQKSSWAVNSCLFPVLSCHGLDILTVEGIGDKQDGYHPTQKLLAHFNGTQCGYCSPGMVMNMYSLLVSKNGQVTMAEVENAFGGNICRCTGYRPILDAFKSLAVDAEPRLKEACQDIEDLTKICPKTGSACAGKCSAAGKINDKKGVHLSFSEDKEWHKVYNISDVFAIFEKIKTKPYMLVAGNTAHGVYRRSDDLQVFIDVTSIEELRSHSMGNNLTVGANVSLTELMTILTEVAAKSSNFGYCAELVKHIDLIANVPVRNTGTIAGNLSIKNQHNEFPSDLYLILEAVGAQLTIMESGGKTSTISPAQFVSKDMKKKLVLNVVLPPLDPKVFVFRSFKIMPRAQNAHAYVNGAFLIKFTANKSSVESASLCFGGINPKFTHATNTEKFLVGKNLFSNDVFQGALQTLSSELYPDWVLPDASPEYRKNLALSLFYKFVLNIAPEGNASIKSQYKSGGSVLERPVSTASQRFDTYKENWPLTKNIPKIEGLAQTSGEAQYTNDIPARPNELHAAFVLATKAHAKIEEIDASEALKQAGVVAFFSAKDIPGANNFMYFPDFMGSDIEEVFCSERVAYHGQPVGMIVAESFALANRAVKLVKVSYGEPNAKVYPTVQDVLHAKVADRIKEMPYSTLGASYEAAPEGDMKVKGHFEIGGQYHYYMETQCCVCIPIEDGMDVYSATQWVDLTQMAIAKMLKIPQNSLNLYVRRLGGAYGGKGTRATMIACACALAAHFTKRPVRFVMTLEANMDAIGKRYPLVSDYEVDVTKEGKITKLFNEYVHDFGSNFNEAMGHAGMFFTNCYDDTIFKTVAKGVKTDCASNTWCRAPGTTEGIAMIETIMEHVAFATGLDPLDVRMANMPKDLKMLELMPQFRADVEYDARKKEIEQFNAEHRWRKRGIAIVPMRYPLGYFGSLSAIVSIFHDDGTVAISHGGIEMGQGMNTKVSQVAAYTLGIPIEKISIKPTNNLTSPNAICTGGSMTSETVSYAVKRACEMILERMQPVKEENKDDPWEALVEKCHTKNVDLCATYMFKASDLVPYIIWGLSCSEVELDVLTGNVQLRRVDILEDVGESLSPGIDVGQIEGSFVMGLGYYLTEALVFDPKDGALLTNRTWTYKPPGAKDIPVDFRIRFLQGSSNQTGVLRSKATGEPAMNMTISIIFALRHALMAARKDAGLAREWVALGAPSTPDQILALAGNSIEQFKLC; encoded by the exons ATGGAGGTGATTTTTACGATTAACGGAAAGACTTTTAATG TCGACCCGAAGACCGTCCCGATTGACACGTCGCTGAACAGCTTCATCCGCAACCATGCCCACCTCACCGGGACCAAGTTCATGTGCCTGGAGGGAGGTTGTGGAGCTTGCGTCGTCAACGTGAACGGAATTCATCCGGTCACGAAGCAGAAGTCATCATGGGCTGTGAACTCG TGTCTTTTCCCGGTACTGTCCTGCCACGGTCTGGATATCTTAACGGTCGAAGGAATTGGAGACAAGCAAGATGGCTACCACCCGACCCAGAAGCTTTTGGCGCACTTCAACGGTACCCAGTGCGGATATTGCTCGCCGGGCATGGTCATGAACATGTACAGCTTGCTCGTGTCCAAGAACGGTCAGGTGACCATGGCCGAGGTCGAGAACGCTTTCGGTGGGAACATCTGCCGTTGTACCGGATATCGGCCGATCCTGGACGCGTTCAAATCGTTGGCCGTCGATGCCGAGCCTCGTCTCAAGGAGGCGTGTCAAGATATTGAGGACTTGACCAAGATTTGTCCCAAAACTGGTTCCGCTTGTGCTGGAAAGTGTTCCGCTGCTGGAAAAATCAACGACAAGAAGGGAGTCCATCTGAGCTTTTCCGAGGACAAAGAGTGGCACAAGGTCTACAATATCAGCGATGTGTTTGCCAtctttgagaaaataaaaacgaaGCCGTACATGCTCgtcgctggcaacactgcccacg GTGTCTACCGTAGAAGCGACGACTTGCAGGTTTTCATCGATGTCACTTCAATCGAAGAGCTGCGATCGCACTCCATGGGGAACAACTTGACCGTTGGGGCGAATGTCTCGCTTACCGAGCTGATGACCATTCTGACGGAGGTCGCAGCAAAGAGTTCGAACTTTGGTTATTGTGCGGAGCTCGTTAAGCATATTGACCTGATTGCAAACGTTCCCGTACGCAACACTGGAACAATCGCTGGAAATTTGAGCATCAAGAATCAGCACAACGAGTTCCCTTCGGATTTGTACTTGATCCTGGAAGCCGTTGGAGCTCAGTTGACTATCA TGGAATCTGGTGGCAAGACCAGCACCATTTCTCCAGCTCAATTCGTGTCCAAGGACATGAAGAAAAAGTTGGTACTCAACGTTGTTCTACCACCGCTGGATCCCAAAGTATTCGTCTTCCGTTCGTTCAAAATCATGCCAAGAGCACAAAACGCTCACGCGTACGTCAACGGAGCGTTCCTGATCAAGTTCACCGCGAATAAGTCATCCGTTGAGTCTGCTTCACTTTGCTTTGGCGGAATCAATCCAAAG TTTACCCACGCCACCAATACTGAAAAGTTCCTCGTCGGCAAAAACCTGTTCTCCAACGACGTCTTCCAAGGGGCTCTCCAAACGCTGTCCAGCGAGCTCTACCCGGATTGGGTCCTTCCCGACGCATCCCCCGAGTACCGCAAGAACCTAGCCCTCTCACTGTTCTACAAATTCGTTCTGAACATCGCCCCCGAAGGCAACGCATCCATCAAGTCCCAGTACAAATCCGGCGGCTCGGTCCTCGAGCGACCGGTTTCTACCGCTTCGCAGCGATTCGATACCTACAAAGAGAACTGGCCCCTTACCAAGAACATTCCCAAAATCGAAGGTCTGGCGCAGACGTCCGGCGAGGCGCAGTATACCAACGATATCCCGGCACGACCGAACGAACTGCACGCAGCGTTCGTGCTGGCCACCAAAGCTCACGCCAAGATCGAGGAGATTGACGCTTCGGAAGCTTTGAAGCAAGCTGGGGTTGTGGCGTTCTTCTCCGCAAAGGACATTCCCGGAGCTAACAACTTCATGTATTTCCCCGACTTTATGGGCTCGGATATCGAAGAAGTCTTCTGCAGCGAACGCGTAGCCTATCACGGTCAACCTGTAGGCATGATTGTGGCGGAATCGTTCGCTTTGGCCAATCGAGCCGTTAAACTTGTGAAGGTGTCGTATGGAGAGCCCAACGCTAAAGTTTACCCAACAGTGCAGGATGTCCTTCATGCCAAGGTCGCTGATCGTATCAAAGAAATGCCGTACAGCACGCTTGGAGCAAGTTACGAGGCCGCTCCGGAAGGGGACATGAAAGTGAAGGGTCATTTTGAAATTGGAGGTCAGTACCATTACTACATGGAAACGCAATGTTGCGTGTGCATCCCAATCGAGGACGGAATGGACGTGTACTCGGCGACTCAGTGGGTGGATTTGACCCAGATGGCGATTGCCAAGATGTTAAAGATTCCCCAGAACAGCTTGAACCTGTACGTTCGACGGCTGGGAGGTGCCTACGGTGGAAAGGGAACACGAGCTACGATGATCGCATGTGCTTGTGCACTGGCCGCCCACTTTACGAAGAGACCAGTTCGATTTGTGATGACCTTGGAGGCCAACATGGATGCAATTGGTAAACGCTACCCGCTCGTTTCCGATTACGAGGTTGATGTAACCAAGGAGGGCAAGATCACCAAGCTGTTTAACGAATACGTTCATGATTTCGGATCGAACTTCAACGAAGCTATGGGACATGCCGGTATGTTCTTCACCAACTGTTACGACGATACCATTTTCAAAACAGTGGCCAAGGGAGTAAAAACGGATTGTGCCAGCAATACCTGGTGTCGTGCTCCGGGAACTACCGAAGGAATTGCTATGATTGAAACCATTATGGAACACGTGGCATTTGCCACCGGTCTTGATCCGTTGGATGTCCGCATGGCAAACATGCCAAAAGACCTGAAGATGTTGGAGCTGATGCCGCAGTTCCGAGCTGACGTTGAGTACGATGCTAGAAAGAAAGAAATCGAACAGTTCAACGCTGAACATCGTTGGCGCAAACGAGGCATTGCCATTGTTCCGATGCGGTATCCTTTGGGCTACTTTGGATCGCTAAGCGCAATTGTAAGCATCTTCCATGATGATGGCACCGTGGCAATTTCTCACGGTGGTATCGAGATGGGACAGGGTATGAACACCAAGGTGTCACAAGTAGCTGCGTACACTCTTGGCATTCCGATTGAGAAGATTTCCATCAAACCAACCAACAATCTTACTTCACCGAATGCCATCTGTACTGGAGGAAGCATGACCAGCGAGACTGTCTCTTATGCTGTCAAACGTGCCTGCGAGATGATCCTGGAGCGTATGCAACCCGTCAAGGAAGAGAACAAGGACGATCCGTGGGAAGCCCTGGTCGAAAAGTGTCACACCAAGAACGTTGACCTGTGTGCCACCTACATGTTCAAGGCATCCGACCTCGTCCCGTACATCATCTGGGGTCTCAGCTGTTCCGAGGTCGAGCTCGACGTCCTCACCGGAAACGTTCAACTACGCCGAGTTGACATCCTCGAGGACGTCGGCGAAAGCCTTAGCCCCGGAATCGACGTCGGCCAGATCGAGGGCTCGTTCGTCATGGGCCTCGGATACTACCTAACCGAAGCGCTAGTTTTCGATCCGAAAGACGGAGCCCTGCTGACAAACCGCACCTGGACGTACAAACCCCCGGGTGCCAAAGACATTCCGGTGGACTTCCGCATCCGGTTCCTGCAGGGTAGTTCCAACCAGACCGGAGTGCTGCGCTCCAAGGCTACCGGCGAGCCGGCGATGAACATGACCATTTCGATTATTTTTGCCCTGCGGCACGCGTTGATGGCCGCCCGGAAGGATGCTGGGTTGGCGCGGGAGTGGGTTGCTCTGGGGGCGCCGTCGACGCCGGATCAGATTTTGGCGCTGGCCGGGAATAGCATTGAGCAGTTTAAGCTGTGCTGA
- the LOC120424640 gene encoding xanthine dehydrogenase/oxidase-like — MSVNFTINGKLFSINATTVPIDTSLNSFIRNHAHLTGTKFMCMEGGCGACVLNISGLHPVFGEVYSRAVNSCLFPVFACHGLDILTVEGIGDKQNGYHPAQKLLAHFNGTQCGYCSPGMVMNMYSLLESKNGHVTMAEVENAFGGNICRCTGYRPILDAFKSLAVDAEPRLKEACRDIEDLTKICHKTGSACAGKCSAAGKINDKKGVHLSFSEDKEWHKVYNISDVFAIFEKIKTKPYMLVAGNTAHGVYRRSDDLQVFIDVTSIEELRSHSMGNNLTIGANVSLTELMTILTDVAAKSPNFGYCAELVKHIDLIAIVPVRNTGTIAGNLSIKNQHNEFPSDLYLILEAVGAQLTIMESGGKTSTISPAQFVSNDMKKKLVLNVVLPPLDPKVYVFRSFKIMPRAQNAHAYVNGAFLIKFNGNKSSVESASLCFGGINPKFTHATATEKFLAGKNLFSNYVFQGALQFLSNELNPDWVLPDASPEYRKSLALSLFYKFVLNIAPGNASIKSQYKSGGTVLERPVSTASQRFDTYKENWPLTKNIPKIEGLAQTSGEAKYVNDLPAMPNQLFASFILATEVHAKILDVDLGEALAVVGVHAFYEAKDIPGCNDYMPIKSIHPHPEELFCSGMVKYHGQPIGVILADTFELANKASNLVKIIYKRTCEPVVPTIDSAIEANNDDRIQKQDHGFVGPQHVSTSESCIELKGSLELGGQYHFHMETQSCVCVPIEDGLDVYSSTQWIDMVQVAISRMLMIPENSINAVRRLGGSFGGKAARSTMIACACALAARLSGRPVRLVMTLESNMAAIGKRYGLKSDYVVKASKEGKVVQLNNTFYHDAGSSFNESPFWIQNSYANCYESDCWKIDAFEVRTDRASNTWCRAPGQTEAIAMIETIMEHVAHGSGMDPVDVRMNNIREKSKMREILPMFRKDVQYDSRKQSIDQYNKENRWRKRGISIVPMKYPVSYLGALHALVSIYHGDGTVSIAHGGIEMGQGLNTKAVQVAAHVLGISVEMISIKPTNNLISPNAVCTQASYTSEAVGYAIKKACEILLQRMQPIKAQNPAASWTTIISESHNNQIDLSASYMYKESELRPYDVWGVSCAEIEVDILTGNVQLRRVDILEDTGESLSPGIDIGQIEGAFVMGVGYYLTEALVYDPTNGALLTNRSWNYKPPGATDIPVDFRIQLLQNASNEAGVLRSKTTGEPAIVMSVVVLFAVRNALISARRDAGLPNEWIELGAPSTPDVVQKLAGNRLEQYLLN, encoded by the exons ATGTCAGTTAATTTCACCATCAATGGAAAGCTATTCTCAA TCAACGCTACAACAGTTCCCATCGACACTTCGCTGAACAGCTTCATTCGCAACCATGCCCACCTCACCGGGACCAAGTTCATGTGCATGGAGGGAGGCTGCGGGGCGTGTGTATTGAACATCTCAGGGTTACATCCAGTGTTCGGCGAAGTTTACTCGCGCGCTGTTAATTCG TGTCTATTCCCAGTATTTGCATGCCACGGTCTGGATATCTTAACGGTCGAAGGAATTGGAGACAAACAAAATGGCTACCACCCGGCCCAGAAGCTTCTGGCGCACTTCAACGGAACCCAGTGCGGGTACTGCTCGCCGGGCATGGTCATGAACATGTACAGCTTGCTCGAGTCCAAGAACGGTCACGTGACCATGGCCGAGGTCGAGAACGCCTTCGGAGGGAACATCTGCCGTTGTACCGGATATCGACCGATCCTGGACGCGTTCAAATCGTTGGCCGTCGATGCCGAGCCTCGTCTCAAGGAGGCGTGCCGAGATATCGAGGACTTGACCAAGATTTGTCACAAAACTGGATCCGCTTGTGCTGGAAAGTGTTCCGCGGCTGGGAAAATCAACGACAAGAAGGGAGTCCATCTGAGCTTTTCCGAGGACAAAGAGTGGCACAAGGTCTACAATATCAGCGATGTATTTGCCATCTTTGAGAAAATCAAGACGAAGCCGTACATGCTCgtggctggcaacactgctcacG GTGTCTACCGTAGAAGCGATGACTTGCAGGTTTTCATCGACGTCACTTCAATCGAAGAGCTGCGATCGCACTCCATGGGGAACAACTTGACCATTGGAGCGAATGTGTCGCTAACCGAGCTTATGACCATTCTGACGGATGTCGCGGCAAAAAGTCCGAACTTTGGCTATTGTGCGGAGCTCGTTAAGCATATTGACCTGATTGCTATTGTTCCCGTACGCAACACTGGAACAATCGCTGGAAATTTGAGCATCAAGAATCAGCACAACGAGTTCCCTTCGGATTTGTATTTGATCCTGGAAGCCGTTGGAGCTCAGTTGACTATCA TGGAATCTGGTGGCAAGACCAGCACCATTTCTCCAGCTCAATTCGTGTCCAATGACATGAAGAAAAAGCTGGTTCTCAATGTTGTTCTACCACCGCTGGATCCCAAAGTATACGTCTTCCGCTCGTTCAAAATCATGCCAAGAGCACAAAACGCTCACGCGTACGTCAACGGTGCGTTCCTGATCAAGTTCAACGGGAATAAGTCATCCGTTGAGTCGGCATCACTGTGTTTCGGTGGAATCAATCCTAAG TTCACGCACGCCACGGCAACTGAAAAATTCCTCGCCGGCAAAAACCTATTCTCCAATTACGTCTTCCAAGGAGCTCTCCAATTTCTGTCCAACGAGCTCAACCCGGACTGGGTCCTTCCCGACGCATCCCCCGAGTACCGCAAGAGTCTAGCCCTCTCACTGTTCTACAAGTTCGTTCTCAACATCGCCCCCGGCAACGCGTCCATCAAGTCTCAGTACAAATCCGGTGGCACGGTCCTTGAGCGACCGGTTTCCACCGCGTCACAGCGGTTCGATACCTACAAGGAGAACTGGCCCCTCACCAAGAACATTCCCAAGATCGAAGGTCTGGCGCAGACTTCCGGAGAGGCTAAATACGTCAACGATCTGCCTGCGATGCCGAATCAACTGTTTGCATCGTTCATACTAGCCACTGAAGTTCATGCCAAGATTCTGGATGTTGACCTCGGTGAAGCTTTGGCTGTCGTGGGGGTTCATGCATTCTATGAAGCTAAGGATATACCCGGATGCAACGATTACATGCCGATCAAAAGCATACATCCGCATCCCGAAGAACTCTTTTGCAGTGGAATGGTCAAGTATCATGGGCAGCCAATTGGTGTTATTCTGGCAGATACCTTTGAGCTAGCTAATAAGGCAAGCAATCTTGTCAAAATCATCTATAAAAGGACATGTGAACCAGTAGTACCAACGATTGATAGTGCCATTGAAGCGAATAACGATGATCGTATTCAAAAGCAAGATCATGGATTCGTCGGACCTCAACACGTAAGTACTTCTGAAAGCTGCATTGAGCTCAAAGGGAGTCTCGAACTCGGTGGACAGTACCACTTCCACATGGAGACACAGTCCTGTGTCTGCGTGCCCATTGAGGATGGACTGGACGTGTACTCCTCAACCCAGTGGATTGATATGGTGCAAGTAGCTATCTCTCGGATGCTCATGATTCCGGAGAACAgcattaacg ctgTTCGACGACTGGGAGGATCTTTCGGAGGTAAAGCTGCGCGCTCTACCATGATCGCTTGCGCTTGTGCGTTGGCCGCTCGCCTTTCTGGACGTCCGGTAAGGTTGGTCATGACTCTCGAATCAAACATGGCAGCGATCGGGAAACGATACGGATTGAAGTCCGACTACGTGGTTAAAGCTAGTAAGGAGGGGAAGGTCGTGCAATTGAACAATACGTTTTACCACGACGCAGGATCATCCTTCAACGAAAGCCCCTTCTGGATCCAGAACTCGTATGCCAATTGCTATGAGAGTGATTGTTGGAAAATAGACGCGTTTGAAGTACGGACTGATCGGGCTAGTAACACATGGTGTCGTGCACCAGGGCAAACTGAAGCGATCGCCATGATCGAAACGATCATGGAGCATGTAGCTCACGGATCAGGAATGGATCCGGTAGATGTCCGGATGAACAATATCCGAGAAAAGTCTAAAATGCGAGAAATTCTTCCAATGTTTCGCAAAGACGTTCAATACGATTCTAGAAAGCAAAGCATTGATCAATACAATAAGGAAAATCGCTGGCGAAAGCGAGGAATCTCGATCGTTCCAATGAAGTATCCCGTATCCTACCTTGGAGCTCTTCACGCATTAGTTTCAATCTATCATGGTGATGGAACAGTTTCAATCGCTCACGGTGGCATCGAAATGGGTCAAGGCTTGAACACCAAAGCCGTCCAGGTAGCAGCTCACGTACTGGGAATTTCGGTAGAGATGATCAGCATTAAACCAACCAACAATCTCATCTCACCGAACGCAGTCTGTACCCAGGCAAGCTACACTAGTGAAGCCGTAGGTTAC GCCATCAAAAAAGCATGCGAAATTCTTCTCCAGCGAATGCAACCAATCAAAGCTCAAAATCCAGCAGCATCGTGGACCACGATCATCTCCGAATCGCACAACAACCAGATCGACCTCAGTGCCAGCTACATGTACAAAGAAAGTGAACTGCGACCGTACGACGTCTGGGGAGTTTCCTGTGCCGAAATCGAGGTTGACATCCTCACCGGAAACGTCCAACTCCGCCGGGTGGACATCCTCGAGGACACCGGCGAAAGTCTCAGCCCCGGCATAGACATCGGACAGATCGAGGGTGCCTTCGTCATGGGAGTTGGATACTACCTAACCGAAGCACTCGTGTACGACCCAACGAACGGTGCCCTGTTGACGAATCGATCGTGGAACTACAAGCCACCGGGGGCGACGGATATTCCGGTTGATTTTCGTATCCAGCTGCTTCAAAACGCATCGAATGAAGCTGGAGTTTTGAGATCCAAAACTACCGGCGAGCCTGCAATTGTGATGAGTGTTGTGGTGCTGTTTGCCGTGAGGAATGCCCTGATATCAGCGAGAAGAGATGCCGGACTGCCGAATGAGTGGATCGAGCTGGGAGCGCCGTCGACGCCCGATGTTGTTCAAAAATTGGCTGGGAATAGGCTGGAGCAATATCTACTTAATTAA